In one Desulfoferula mesophila genomic region, the following are encoded:
- a CDS encoding (Fe-S)-binding protein — protein MDAKLKQELIQTFSERLSQAAKMYMENCSRCGLCIEACHAYASSPETRYTAVGRAQNIRRIYEEYFKKGKIAKKLNEAVELSDFWMEKVYETAYTCTGCRRCMTYCPFGIDTGVIQGIAKMMLITADQEPKALSMLADMSIAKGKTIEKTKTNFAAAAKNLEKEVLERWRSEGGEDVVPLDVQDANVLYVALAGKHSIIPAAAIMNAAKEKWSLSYFEAVNFGAFVGNPAKTKEIAGRIIDEAKRLNVKEVVICECGTAYRVMKHMTGEKPFGVITFAELIARYIEQGRIKLDKSKLPGKVTYHDPCQIARQGGIYEPPRYVLNHLTDHFVEMTPNRQANWCCGGGGGLVAIGEKDFRMKSAKVKADQVKATGAEVLCTACENCHTQLSDLNEHYGLGVEVMYLSDLTAKALVQD, from the coding sequence ATGGACGCCAAGCTGAAACAAGAGCTCATCCAGACCTTCTCCGAGCGTCTGAGCCAAGCGGCCAAGATGTATATGGAAAACTGCTCGCGCTGCGGGCTGTGCATCGAGGCCTGCCACGCCTACGCCTCCTCGCCTGAGACGCGCTACACCGCCGTGGGCCGGGCCCAGAACATCAGGCGCATCTACGAGGAGTATTTCAAGAAGGGCAAGATCGCCAAGAAGCTAAACGAGGCGGTGGAGCTCAGCGACTTCTGGATGGAAAAGGTCTACGAGACCGCCTACACCTGCACCGGCTGCCGCCGCTGCATGACCTATTGCCCCTTTGGCATCGACACCGGGGTGATCCAGGGCATCGCCAAGATGATGCTCATCACCGCCGACCAGGAGCCCAAGGCTCTGAGCATGTTGGCCGACATGTCCATCGCCAAGGGCAAGACCATCGAAAAGACCAAGACCAACTTCGCCGCCGCGGCCAAGAACCTGGAAAAAGAGGTTCTGGAGCGCTGGCGCTCCGAGGGCGGCGAGGACGTGGTGCCCCTGGACGTGCAGGACGCCAATGTGCTCTACGTGGCCCTGGCCGGCAAGCACTCCATAATCCCGGCGGCGGCCATCATGAACGCCGCCAAGGAGAAATGGTCGCTCAGCTACTTCGAGGCGGTGAACTTCGGGGCCTTCGTGGGCAACCCGGCCAAGACCAAGGAGATAGCCGGGCGCATCATCGACGAGGCCAAGCGCCTCAACGTGAAGGAAGTGGTGATCTGCGAGTGCGGCACCGCCTACCGGGTGATGAAGCACATGACCGGCGAGAAGCCCTTCGGGGTCATCACCTTTGCCGAGCTCATCGCCCGCTACATCGAGCAGGGGCGCATCAAGCTGGACAAGAGCAAGCTGCCCGGCAAGGTGACCTATCACGATCCCTGCCAGATCGCCCGCCAGGGGGGCATCTACGAGCCGCCCCGCTACGTGCTGAACCACCTCACCGACCACTTCGTGGAGATGACCCCCAACCGCCAGGCCAACTGGTGCTGCGGCGGGGGCGGCGGCCTGGTGGCCATCGGTGAAAAGGACTTTCGCATGAAGTCGGCCAAGGTCAAAGCCGATCAGGTAAAGGCCACCGGAGCCGAGGTGTTGTGCACGGCCTGCGAAAACTGCCACACCCAGCTTTCGGACCTGAATGAGCACTACGGCCTGGGGGTGGAGGTTATGTACCTCTCCGACCTCACCGCCAAGGCCCTGGTGCAGGACTGA
- a CDS encoding sigma-54 interaction domain-containing protein, translating to MDVDIASHWGTVADTLHDVVLVVDPQGRIVRINRAGEELTGYRNDQLAGQSCRVLNCTGCKIIGQGSGVDYCGLFRAGEVRSKRCTITNRAGEPVVVLKRASVLKDEQGNITGAVETLTDLTELHAKEREITQLRRSLRSEDGFEGLVGSSPAMTSLYRLIDTVAQSDYPVLIQGASGTGKELAALAIHRRGPRADKPYVKVNCAALNPNLLESELFGHVKGSFTGADRDRVGRFEAAEGGDILLDEIGEIPPATQIKLLRVLQEKEIERVGENRPRRVNVRILAATNRDLPELVRRGAFREDLYYRLDVVPVQMPTLAERREDLPLLVEHFMAQAAAKSGKEITGMSPEAFGLLEAYPWPGNVRELRHAVEYACVLCPGGLITAEYLPPKLRQAEPAAPPAAGPAGKRHTQRQELLEALRRAGGNKSKAAEMLGVCRATVWNRINRLGIDCERDL from the coding sequence ATGGACGTGGACATCGCTTCCCACTGGGGCACCGTGGCCGACACCCTGCACGACGTGGTTTTGGTGGTGGATCCCCAAGGGCGCATCGTGCGCATCAACCGGGCCGGCGAAGAGCTCACCGGTTATCGCAACGACCAACTGGCCGGCCAATCTTGCCGGGTGCTCAACTGCACCGGCTGCAAGATCATCGGTCAGGGCAGCGGGGTGGATTACTGCGGCCTGTTCCGGGCCGGGGAGGTCCGCTCCAAGCGCTGCACCATCACCAACCGGGCGGGCGAGCCGGTGGTGGTGCTCAAGCGGGCCAGCGTGCTCAAGGACGAGCAAGGCAACATCACCGGCGCGGTGGAGACCCTCACCGACCTCACCGAGCTCCATGCCAAGGAGCGCGAGATCACCCAGCTGCGCCGCAGCTTGCGCTCCGAGGACGGCTTCGAGGGCCTCGTCGGCAGCTCCCCGGCCATGACCAGCCTGTACCGCCTCATCGACACCGTGGCCCAGTCCGACTACCCGGTGCTGATCCAGGGGGCCAGCGGCACGGGCAAGGAGCTGGCCGCCCTGGCCATCCACCGCCGGGGGCCCCGGGCCGACAAGCCCTACGTGAAGGTGAACTGCGCGGCCCTGAACCCCAACCTCTTGGAGAGCGAGCTTTTCGGCCACGTGAAGGGCTCCTTCACCGGGGCGGACCGCGACCGGGTGGGCCGCTTCGAGGCGGCCGAGGGCGGGGACATCCTCCTGGATGAGATCGGCGAGATTCCCCCGGCCACCCAGATCAAGCTGCTCAGGGTGTTGCAGGAAAAGGAGATCGAGCGGGTGGGCGAAAACCGCCCCCGCCGGGTGAACGTGCGCATCCTGGCCGCCACCAACCGCGACCTGCCCGAGCTGGTGCGCCGGGGCGCCTTCAGGGAAGACCTGTACTACCGCCTGGACGTGGTGCCGGTGCAGATGCCCACCCTGGCCGAGCGCCGGGAAGACCTGCCGCTGTTGGTGGAGCACTTCATGGCCCAGGCCGCGGCCAAGTCGGGCAAGGAGATCACCGGCATGTCCCCGGAGGCCTTCGGCCTGCTGGAGGCCTACCCCTGGCCGGGCAACGTGCGCGAGCTGCGCCACGCGGTGGAATACGCCTGCGTGCTCTGCCCCGGCGGCTTGATAACCGCCGAATACCTACCGCCCAAGCTGCGCCAAGCGGAGCCCGCCGCGCCCCCGGCCGCCGGGCCGGCCGGCAAGCGCCACACCCAGCGCCAAGAGCTGCTCGAGGCCCTGCGCCGGGCCGGAGGCAACAAGAGCAAGGCCGCCGAAATGCTGGGCGTGTGCCGGGCCACGGTGTGGAACCGCATCAACCGCCTGGGCATCGACTGCGAGCGCGACCTGTAG
- a CDS encoding respiratory nitrate reductase subunit gamma, with protein sequence MVNQIFYVITVPMVYLAVAWCLVGIAVKVARVAKTPAHPFTLKIFPDKDHPVPSAVWGALSMPTVRRHNPTFWVFLILFHIGVALLILSHLDMLPWFNIYPEDSPNMIGNGAVGVVVTAAILYFLLRRFAGPLREVSVPADYLLLFLLFCVAMSGDIISWANSWSENGFVLTKQDFGEYLNGLFHFSWADPAETIDGGHYVVLVTHVFLANLFLMVLPFSKIMHTFFAIPLNKLRRG encoded by the coding sequence ATGGTTAACCAGATCTTCTATGTAATCACCGTGCCGATGGTCTACCTGGCCGTGGCCTGGTGTCTCGTGGGGATCGCGGTGAAGGTGGCGCGGGTGGCCAAGACACCCGCCCACCCCTTCACCCTCAAGATCTTCCCGGACAAGGACCACCCGGTGCCCAGCGCGGTTTGGGGCGCCCTGAGCATGCCCACGGTGCGCCGTCACAATCCCACCTTCTGGGTCTTTTTGATCCTGTTCCACATCGGCGTGGCCCTGCTGATCCTATCCCACCTGGACATGCTGCCCTGGTTCAACATCTACCCCGAAGACTCCCCCAACATGATCGGCAACGGGGCGGTGGGCGTGGTGGTCACCGCGGCCATCCTCTACTTCCTGCTGCGCCGCTTCGCCGGTCCCCTGCGGGAGGTTTCGGTGCCCGCCGACTACCTGCTGTTGTTCCTGTTGTTCTGCGTGGCCATGTCCGGAGACATCATCTCCTGGGCCAACTCCTGGAGCGAGAACGGCTTCGTGTTGACCAAGCAGGACTTTGGCGAGTACCTCAACGGCCTGTTCCACTTCTCCTGGGCCGACCCGGCGGAGACCATCGACGGCGGCCACTACGTGGTCCTGGTGACCCACGTATTTTTGGCCAACCTGTTCTTGATGGTGCTGCCCTTCAGCAAGATCATGCACACCTTCTTCGCCATCCCCCTGAACAAGCTGAGGAGGGGCTAA
- a CDS encoding sulfurtransferase TusA family protein: MSDIQAAKILDLKGLPCPMPVVKMSQEIGSVNVGDIIEVHTTDPGSLSDFPAWAETSGNEVVDTEQGEFIKIFVKRNN, translated from the coding sequence ATGTCCGACATTCAAGCCGCCAAGATTCTGGATCTCAAAGGTCTGCCCTGCCCCATGCCCGTGGTGAAGATGAGCCAGGAAATCGGCTCGGTAAACGTGGGCGACATCATCGAAGTGCACACCACCGACCCCGGCTCTCTCTCCGACTTCCCGGCTTGGGCCGAGACCTCGGGCAACGAGGTGGTGGACACCGAGCAGGGCGAGTTCATCAAGATTTTCGTCAAGCGCAACAACTAA
- a CDS encoding ArsR/SmtB family transcription factor, translating to MSSLAESQERADAVTEMVKAIAHPVRLRIISLLCQSDQRVIFMAERLERTPAAVSQQLRILRMSGLVSTERREGEVFYTLANPQLRQLLACLDGCQAA from the coding sequence ATGAGCAGCCTAGCCGAAAGCCAGGAACGGGCCGACGCCGTCACCGAGATGGTCAAGGCCATTGCCCACCCGGTGCGCCTTAGGATCATCTCCCTGTTGTGCCAGTCGGATCAGCGGGTGATCTTCATGGCCGAGCGTCTGGAAAGGACCCCGGCCGCGGTGTCCCAGCAGCTGCGCATCCTGCGCATGAGCGGGCTGGTGAGCACCGAGCGCCGCGAGGGCGAGGTGTTCTACACCCTGGCCAACCCCCAGTTGCGCCAGCTCCTGGCCTGCCTGGATGGCTGCCAGGCCGCTTGA
- a CDS encoding MetS family NSS transporter small subunit, with product MSLGAWIMMVGGFLVTLGGAALCLAVAIKKGRAD from the coding sequence ATGAGCCTGGGCGCCTGGATAATGATGGTCGGCGGGTTCCTGGTAACCCTGGGCGGCGCGGCCCTGTGCCTGGCCGTGGCCATAAAAAAAGGCCGCGCGGACTAA
- a CDS encoding tripartite tricarboxylate transporter permease encodes MGEIFGHLWEGAVYALSLWNLLAIVVGYFVGIVAGAIPGVMAVTAMVLILPYTFTLEPLFAISLLMGIYKGGAYAGSITATLFNIPGTPEAAATALDSYPMFKQGMQRRSLEIALWASLIGGTVSNLLLVFTAPPLSEVALRLGPAEIAALILFSLTAVITLLGDSRMDIWKGFISITMGLMLAMVGLDNMSASRRYVFGVEDLDNGVPFVLTIIALLALSEVFMQAERVGTFTLGDATDAVTKIIPYSWKQRWQDLKICAKDLIRSSLVGSLLGALPGIGATTAAFVCYGEARRSAKKNARFGNGDPRGIAAPEAGNNAVAASSLIPLVTLGIPGSVAAAVMYGAFMIQGMIPGPMLMMEHPEIIYGLFVLLIVTDFLGAFVVALPFISVVQKIFKNLDYALFFPGVIVCCVVGVYAEEFNVFNLRIFLVLGFVGYIMRKMGMSIPPFILAFILGPILERNTRTALLLNNGSPTIFVQSPVALALIILAVAALGWSLWRKAHGGKSVLDVPDQFKH; translated from the coding sequence ATGGGCGAAATATTTGGTCATTTGTGGGAAGGGGCGGTATACGCCCTGTCGTTATGGAACCTGCTGGCCATCGTGGTCGGATACTTTGTCGGCATCGTCGCCGGGGCGATTCCGGGAGTCATGGCGGTCACCGCCATGGTGCTCATTCTGCCCTATACCTTTACCCTGGAGCCCTTGTTCGCCATATCCCTGTTGATGGGCATCTACAAGGGCGGGGCCTACGCCGGCTCCATCACCGCCACCCTGTTCAACATCCCCGGCACCCCCGAGGCGGCGGCCACCGCCCTGGACAGCTATCCCATGTTCAAGCAGGGCATGCAAAGGCGCTCCCTGGAGATCGCCCTGTGGGCCTCCCTGATCGGCGGCACGGTGAGCAACCTGTTGTTGGTGTTCACCGCTCCGCCGCTGTCCGAGGTGGCCCTGCGGTTGGGCCCGGCGGAGATCGCCGCCCTGATCCTGTTCTCGCTCACCGCGGTGATCACCCTGTTGGGCGACAGCCGCATGGACATCTGGAAGGGCTTCATCTCCATAACCATGGGGCTGATGCTGGCCATGGTGGGCCTGGACAACATGAGCGCCTCGCGGCGCTACGTGTTCGGCGTGGAAGACCTGGACAACGGGGTGCCCTTCGTCTTGACCATCATCGCCCTGCTGGCCCTGTCCGAGGTGTTCATGCAGGCCGAGCGGGTGGGCACCTTTACCCTGGGCGACGCGACCGACGCCGTTACCAAGATCATTCCCTATAGCTGGAAGCAACGCTGGCAGGATCTGAAGATTTGCGCCAAGGATCTGATCCGCTCTTCCCTGGTGGGCTCGCTCTTGGGCGCCCTGCCGGGCATCGGGGCCACCACCGCCGCCTTCGTGTGCTACGGCGAGGCCCGGCGCTCGGCCAAGAAAAACGCCCGCTTCGGCAACGGCGACCCGCGGGGCATCGCCGCCCCGGAGGCGGGCAACAACGCGGTGGCCGCCTCTTCGCTGATACCCCTGGTCACCCTGGGCATCCCCGGCTCGGTGGCCGCGGCGGTGATGTACGGCGCCTTCATGATCCAGGGCATGATCCCCGGCCCCATGCTGATGATGGAGCACCCGGAGATCATCTACGGCCTGTTCGTGCTGCTCATCGTCACCGACTTCCTGGGCGCCTTCGTGGTGGCCCTGCCCTTCATCTCGGTGGTGCAGAAAATCTTCAAGAACCTGGATTACGCCCTGTTCTTTCCCGGGGTGATCGTGTGCTGCGTGGTGGGGGTCTACGCCGAGGAGTTCAACGTCTTCAACCTGCGCATCTTCCTGGTGCTGGGTTTCGTGGGCTACATCATGCGCAAGATGGGCATGTCCATTCCGCCTTTTATCCTGGCCTTCATCCTGGGGCCCATCCTGGAGCGCAACACCCGCACCGCCCTGTTGCTCAACAACGGCAGCCCCACGATTTTCGTGCAGAGCCCCGTGGCCCTGGCCCTGATCATCTTGGCCGTGGCCGCCCTGGGCTGGTCCCTGTGGCGCAAGGCCCACGGCGGCAAGAGCGTCTTGGACGTGCCCGACCAGTTCAAGCACTAG
- a CDS encoding DsrE/DsrF/DrsH-like family protein, translating to MSAEAATQMQQTPPAPKPAGVPLENKLSMVVFSGDLDKMLAAMIIATGAAAMGMKVVMFFTFWGTAALRDAKKQVGGKDFMSKMFGWMLPKGRNALKLSQMHMGGMGTAMLKSLMKKKNAPTLDQLFEIAAQLGVEIKVCEMSMDLMGFKHEEIIDYPNMEYVGVATFLANSRKSANQLFI from the coding sequence ATGAGCGCCGAAGCCGCAACCCAAATGCAACAGACGCCCCCCGCCCCCAAACCGGCCGGGGTGCCCCTGGAAAACAAGCTGTCCATGGTGGTCTTCTCCGGCGACCTGGACAAGATGCTGGCCGCCATGATCATCGCCACCGGCGCGGCGGCCATGGGCATGAAAGTGGTGATGTTCTTCACCTTCTGGGGCACCGCCGCCTTGCGCGACGCCAAGAAGCAGGTGGGGGGCAAGGACTTCATGTCCAAGATGTTCGGCTGGATGCTGCCCAAGGGCCGCAACGCGCTGAAGCTGAGCCAGATGCACATGGGCGGCATGGGCACCGCCATGCTCAAGAGCCTGATGAAGAAGAAGAACGCCCCCACCCTGGACCAGCTTTTTGAGATCGCGGCCCAGCTAGGGGTGGAGATCAAGGTATGCGAGATGTCCATGGACCTCATGGGCTTCAAGCACGAGGAGATCATCGACTACCCCAACATGGAATACGTGGGCGTGGCCACCTTCCTGGCCAACTCGCGCAAGTCCGCCAACCAGCTTTTCATTTAA
- a CDS encoding sodium-dependent transporter, producing MREQWNSRTGFVLAAVGSAVGLGNIWRFPYMAYENGGGAFLIPYFFAMLTAGVPFLIMEFALGHRYKSAAPLTFHAIKARWEGLGWWQVLVCLVISFYYVVILGWTVCYFFLSFHQGWGGAPSDYFFKDFLQLTKSPLDPGGMRWPIVAATVFCWLVSWVVLWRGVNAGIERVNKVFMPVLFVLVLVLLARALTLPGAADGLNWLFAPDFSNLWNYKVWTAAYGQIFFTLSIGFGIMIAYSSYLPDDADITNNGFITVFLNCGFSLLAGTMVFGVLGFMAAQQGVPIKEVVSQGVGLAFATIPAALNMMPAAGVFGVVFFLALLFAGFSSFLSIVEACVAPLMEKLGWSRTKAVSVLCGLGLVGSLPFSTGGGLLLLDLVDHFINNYGIVFGGLAEILMIAWLGRLPEMRRYVNQVSDFPLGSWWSVCLKVVTPLTLGVMAISNLVGDLAQPYSGYPLTALVAFGWVLMALMGLAAWWLATKRWAY from the coding sequence ATGAGAGAGCAATGGAACTCGCGCACCGGCTTTGTCTTGGCCGCGGTGGGCTCGGCCGTGGGGCTGGGCAACATCTGGCGCTTTCCCTACATGGCCTATGAAAACGGGGGCGGGGCCTTTCTCATCCCCTATTTTTTCGCCATGCTCACCGCCGGAGTTCCCTTCCTCATCATGGAGTTCGCCCTGGGCCATCGCTACAAGAGCGCGGCTCCGCTGACCTTCCACGCCATCAAGGCCCGTTGGGAGGGCCTGGGCTGGTGGCAGGTTCTGGTGTGCCTGGTCATCTCCTTTTACTACGTGGTGATCCTGGGCTGGACGGTTTGCTACTTTTTCCTCAGCTTCCACCAGGGCTGGGGCGGCGCCCCCTCGGACTACTTTTTCAAGGACTTCCTGCAGCTGACCAAGAGCCCCCTGGACCCCGGCGGGATGCGTTGGCCTATTGTGGCGGCCACGGTGTTTTGTTGGCTGGTCTCCTGGGTGGTGCTGTGGCGCGGGGTCAACGCGGGCATAGAGCGGGTCAACAAGGTCTTCATGCCCGTGCTCTTCGTCCTGGTGCTGGTGCTGCTGGCCAGGGCCCTTACCCTGCCCGGCGCGGCCGACGGCCTGAACTGGCTCTTCGCGCCGGACTTCTCCAACCTGTGGAACTACAAGGTCTGGACCGCCGCCTACGGCCAGATTTTCTTCACCCTGTCCATAGGCTTCGGCATCATGATCGCCTACTCCAGCTATCTGCCCGACGACGCCGACATCACCAACAACGGCTTCATCACCGTGTTCCTCAACTGCGGCTTCAGCCTGTTGGCCGGCACCATGGTCTTCGGGGTGCTGGGCTTCATGGCCGCCCAGCAGGGGGTGCCCATCAAGGAAGTGGTCTCCCAGGGCGTGGGCCTGGCCTTTGCCACCATCCCGGCGGCCCTGAACATGATGCCCGCCGCCGGGGTGTTCGGAGTGGTGTTTTTCCTGGCCCTGCTCTTTGCCGGCTTTTCCAGCTTTTTGTCCATCGTGGAGGCCTGCGTGGCCCCGCTCATGGAAAAGCTGGGCTGGAGCCGCACCAAGGCGGTAAGCGTGTTGTGCGGCCTGGGCCTGGTGGGCAGCCTGCCCTTTTCCACCGGCGGCGGGCTGCTGCTGTTGGATTTGGTGGATCACTTCATCAACAACTACGGCATCGTCTTCGGCGGCCTGGCCGAGATCCTTATGATCGCCTGGCTGGGCCGGCTGCCCGAGATGCGCCGGTACGTGAACCAGGTGTCCGACTTTCCCTTGGGCTCCTGGTGGTCCGTTTGCCTCAAGGTGGTAACCCCGCTTACCCTGGGGGTGATGGCCATCTCCAACCTGGTGGGCGATCTGGCCCAACCATACAGCGGCTATCCCCTCACCGCGCTCGTCGCTTTCGGGTGGGTCTTGATGGCCCTCATGGGCCTGGCCGCCTGGTGGCTGGCCACCAAACGCTGGGCCTACTAG
- a CDS encoding adenylate/guanylate cyclase domain-containing protein: MNPYALPFLMSFVPLILLGLAIILQNPRNRLYQIVCAFCIGNALVAGAGGMLHLAASREQAVFWNRLPYLLNCATYWLFLQYTLIISGGEARMGERFLFMPIRLHYWLTIGVLALVFGLVGLSDLVVAAPVYNPVTGWEHGYGPLHREIIFANVYLLVLLLFILQRGIKTSPDPILRRARIIATAAIGVAQSWVIVTGLVLPDFFGVPTHSFAAIAWLVLCFLLIYGLMRQQWETIHEFSANLEEKVAMRTAELARAKSNLEEVQEQISKYLDPHVVEKIFSGELSAELTSRRARLTMFFSDIKDFTQFTDASDPEEVARLLNEYLGEMATIVRRWGGTIPQFTGDSIYAIFGAPDSRGAREDALAAVRMALEMQSHMQHLRRKWWNEGIQFPFQIRCGIHSGMANVGNCGSEGFMEFSAIGLNVNLASRLEHICRPGQIYVSHATWALVKDEIPCEEVGAIEVKGFHYPIQVYRVMPRP, from the coding sequence GTGAACCCTTACGCCCTGCCCTTTTTGATGTCCTTCGTGCCCCTAATCCTGCTGGGGCTGGCCATAATTCTGCAAAACCCCCGCAACCGCCTTTACCAGATCGTTTGTGCCTTTTGCATAGGCAACGCCCTGGTGGCGGGCGCCGGGGGCATGCTGCACCTGGCCGCCAGCCGGGAACAGGCCGTATTTTGGAACCGCCTGCCCTATCTGCTCAACTGCGCCACCTACTGGCTCTTTCTGCAGTACACCCTGATCATCTCCGGCGGCGAGGCTCGCATGGGCGAGCGCTTCCTCTTTATGCCCATCAGGCTGCACTACTGGCTCACCATAGGCGTCCTGGCCCTGGTCTTCGGCCTGGTGGGCCTCAGCGACTTGGTCGTGGCCGCCCCGGTCTACAACCCCGTCACCGGCTGGGAGCACGGCTATGGCCCCCTCCACCGGGAGATCATTTTCGCCAACGTCTATCTGCTGGTATTGCTGCTGTTCATTTTGCAGCGCGGCATCAAGACCAGCCCCGACCCCATCCTGCGCCGGGCGCGCATCATCGCCACGGCCGCCATCGGCGTGGCTCAATCCTGGGTAATCGTCACCGGCCTGGTTCTTCCCGATTTTTTCGGCGTGCCCACCCATAGCTTCGCCGCCATAGCCTGGCTGGTGCTGTGTTTCCTGCTCATCTACGGCCTCATGCGCCAGCAATGGGAGACCATCCACGAATTCAGCGCCAACCTGGAAGAAAAGGTGGCCATGCGCACCGCGGAGCTGGCCCGGGCCAAGAGCAACCTCGAGGAGGTGCAGGAGCAGATATCCAAATACCTGGACCCCCACGTGGTGGAGAAGATCTTCTCTGGGGAGCTCAGCGCAGAGCTCACCTCCCGGCGGGCCCGCCTTACCATGTTCTTTTCCGACATCAAGGATTTCACCCAGTTCACCGACGCCTCCGACCCCGAAGAGGTGGCCCGCTTGCTCAACGAGTACCTGGGCGAGATGGCGACGATCGTACGGCGCTGGGGCGGCACCATCCCCCAGTTCACCGGCGATTCCATCTACGCCATATTCGGGGCCCCGGACAGCCGGGGGGCGCGGGAAGACGCCCTGGCCGCCGTACGCATGGCCCTGGAGATGCAAAGCCACATGCAACACCTCCGCCGCAAATGGTGGAACGAGGGCATACAGTTCCCGTTCCAGATTCGCTGCGGCATCCACTCGGGCATGGCCAACGTGGGCAACTGCGGGTCCGAGGGTTTCATGGAGTTCTCGGCCATAGGATTGAACGTAAACCTCGCCTCCCGCCTGGAGCATATCTGCCGGCCGGGCCAAATCTACGTTTCCCACGCCACCTGGGCCCTGGTTAAGGACGAGATACCCTGCGAGGAAGTCGGCGCCATCGAGGTCAAGGGGTTCCACTACCCCATTCAGGTCTATAGGGTTATGCCCCGCCCCTAG